In a single window of the Coffea eugenioides isolate CCC68of chromosome 3, Ceug_1.0, whole genome shotgun sequence genome:
- the LOC113765971 gene encoding UPF0481 protein At3g47200-like has product MEDQEKVVIVVDPGSEVKISVNTSKPNPHGQVELPRYTHYSASAIHLASLINDKLSMLASDPLNYGTVCIYRVPEKQRRKNEEAYTPRLISIGPLHHGDAQLKAMEEYKLKYLNNFLHTFKIPLELLAEYAHSQWKNVCGCYEDTYIRNLSKLLEVILFDGIFIIELFLKNYFPEMREMGDMIFENRWMSSDVMHDLLLLENQLPMRFITTMYNGFVSRKLSKFLDNDSDEPPSFDKLAFEYLKDVGNTRKLESKMDHTFPRAKHLVEFLAVLHRPSDRNAKREVGKKVEFGKCATATKLRAAGVKFSHKAEKCLFDVFFDEKGELSIPQLTVNDFTETFYRNLIAFEQCGYQSKDITSYVILMDNLIDTPKDVDLLIKHKIIVNELESSETDPKEFYFANLCDRLNEYSRDWVHKLVRKFAVWYTMLCNDYFGSPWSIISVIAAITLLVLTVIQTVCSVLQV; this is encoded by the exons ATGGAAGATCAAGAAAAAGTTGTAATTGTTGTTGATCCTGGAAGTGAGGTCAAAATCAGTGTGAATACTTCCAAGCCTAACCCCCATGGGCAAGTAGAATTACCAAGGTACACACACTACTCTGCAAGTGCAATACATTTGGCATCCTTGATCAACGATAAGTTATCCATGCTAGCTTCAGATCCTCTTAATTATGGTACAGTTTGTATCTATAGAGTTCCTGAGAAACAaaggaggaaaaatgaagaagccTATACGCCTCGGTTAATCTCGATTGGTCCCCTTCACCATGGTGATGCCCAGTTGAAAGCCATGGAAGAATACAAATTAAAGTATCTAAACAATTTCCTACACACTTTTAAAATTCCACTAGAACTTTTGGCAGAATATGCCCATAGTCAGTGGAAGAATGTATGTGGTTGTTATGAAGATACCTACATCCGAAATCTCTCGAAATTATTAGAAGTGATTTTGTTTGATGGTATTTTTATCATTGAGCTCTTCTTAAAGAACTACTTTCCTGAAATGAGAGAGATGGGTGATATGATATTTGAAAATCGTTGGATGTCAAGTGATGTAATGCACGATTTGCTGCTTTTAGAAAACCAACTTCCTATGAGGTTCATTACTACAATGTATAATGGTTTTGTTTCGCGAAAACTGAGCAAGTTTTTGGATAATGACTCTGATGAGCCGCCATCTTTCGATAAACTGGCTTTTGAGTACTTAAAGGATGTAGGGAACACCAGGAAACTAGAGTCGAAGATGGACCATACATTTCCTCGTGCAAAGCATCTGGTTGAGTTCCTAGCAGTGCTTCACAGGCCATCAGATCGAAATGCTAAACGAGAAGTAGGAAAGAAAGTGGAATTTGGCAAATGTGCGACTGCAACTAAGTTGCGAGCAGCGGGAGTAAAGTTCAGTCATAAAGCAGAAAAATGTTTATTTGATGTATTCTTTGATGAGAAGGGGGAGTTATCAATTCCACAGCTCACTGTAAATGATTTCACAGAGACTTTTTACCGGAATCTGATAGCCTTTGAACAGTGTGGCTATCAATCCAAGGACATAACAAGCTATGTTATTCTGATGGATAACTTGATAGACACCCCCAAAGATGTTGATCTACtcattaaacataaaatcattGTGAATGAACTTGAAAGCAGTGAAACAG ATCCAAAGGAGTTTTACTTTGCTAACCTCTGCGATCGACTGAATGAATACAGCAGAGACTGGGTGCACAAGTTGGTGAGAAAGTTCGCTGTGTGGTATACAATGCTATGCAACGATTATTTTGGCAGTCCGTGGTCTATCATCTCTGTTATTGCTGCCATTACACTGCTCGTTCTTACTGTGATACAGACAGTATGCTCTGTACTTCAGGTGTAA